A single region of the Metarhizium brunneum chromosome 6, complete sequence genome encodes:
- the GOS1 gene encoding Golgi SNAP receptor complex member 1, which yields MAASASSAGWAQLRQQARSLETQTENLFHTYSQFSSAVNIPPKPSEEERNTEAKIEELLEKRDSTISQLARLFDSETTLTNSGVKQNNLSLLRDKLSSHRRDLNRLRGTLQQARDRANLLTNVQSDIDNFRANNPETAEAEYMLEERSRIDNSHNVADSVLSQAYAVRENFLLQRESLANINRRITMAASKVPGINGLITRISARKRRDGIIMGSFIAFCFLIFFWFS from the exons ATGGCCGCATCAGCATCGAGCGCGGGCTGGGCACAGCTACGGCAGCAGGCGAGATCATTAGAGACCCAG ACAGAGAACTTGTTCCATACGTACTCGCAGTTCTCGTCGGCTGTCAATATCCCACCCAAACCATCAGAAGAGGAGCGCAACACGGAAGCCAAGATTGAGGAATTACTCGAGAAG CGCGACTCAACAATCTCCCAGCTAGCGCGGCTTTTCGACTCCGAAACGACACTCACCAACTCTGGCGTCAAGCAGAACAACCTCTCGCTGCTCCGCGATAAGCTCTCCTCCCACAGACGCGACCTCAACCGCTTGCGTGGCACCCTCCAGCAAGCCCGTGACCGAGCCAACCTCCTCACCAATGTCCAGTCTGACATTGACAACTTTCGCGCCAATAACCCCGAGACTGCGGAGGCAGAGTACATGCTCGAGGAGCGAAGCCGCATCGACAACAGCCACAACGTGGCAGATAGTGTGCTGAGCCAGGCGTACGCCGTGCGGGAAAACTTTCTGCTGCAGCGCGAGTCGCTGGCCAATATTAATCGGCgaatcaccatggctgcaagCAAAGTGCCTGGTATCAACGGGCTCATCACCAGGATAtcggcgaggaagagaagagatgGCATCATTATGGGGAGCTTTATTGCATTCTGCTTTCTAATCTTCTTTTGGTTCTCATAG
- the PRP5 gene encoding Pre-mRNA-processing ATP-dependent RNA helicase PRP5 — protein MARPRDSRSPSPAGSQYSSRRHRKDDDRRDRDRRDDGSDYRRRSRSRSPDVRILDLQRPPGLYSDLIINKQNRYRDRGGRDRDRARDRDSYRRRERSVDRRDDDYYRGGTRDHRDRDRRRSRDRFNDRPRSPARRRNRSRDDDRDHRRQPDSRDGGRGRREGTADTYTRGSRPDSRSRKTPLADSAKPGPDQAKNKVVTPQSDADKKAERLAKLEAWKKKKESESQKQKEVNPSQTRSLLAEMDMKAMGLSSSAASPGVSSVASPGTMNESGSASPAVPYAGKFDPKTIAKKSAASRTHDTSKSVLGSLDVQQEQLAAPVKQKTVASALPANRVKTSAFGFGKSHADADKLPTKRKLDLDEEDTTKRTLTKLPALPMETDDTPYADQDEDDDSDGDNFAENEEEAAAAARAAHERRQQAENQAEPQPGEPMEEDTKEDNAQVDAEPNGVRDTNGAVVEEEEKEAAPEQSMDVDEEDEDVDPLDAFMADLKQTETKSPVKPIIAAKKAQEPEAYFSDDEYNFDSEQKGDPDILAIANKRKKKDIPTVDYSKIDLVPVRKNFWVEPAELSALTEDELADLRLELDGIKVNGKDVPKPVQKWAQCGLTRQTLDVIDNLGYEKPTTIQMQAIPTLMSGRDVVGVAKTGSGKTVAFLLPMFRHIMDQPPIKDTDGPVGLIMTPTRELATQIHRDCKPFLKSMGLRAVCAYGGAPIRDQIAELKRGAEIIVCTPGRMIDLLAANQGRVTNLRRVTYVVLDEADRMFDMGFEPQVMKIFAGMRPDKQTILFSATMPRIIDSLTKKVLKSPVEITVGGRSVVAKEIEQIVEVREENSKFLRVLELLGELYDRDEDARALIFVDRQEKADDLLKELMVKGYPCMSIHGGKDQVDRDSTISDFKKGVVPLLVATSVAARGLDVKQLKLVINYDAPNHLEDYVHRAGRTGRAGNTGVAVTFVTPDQENCAPGIAKALEQSEQPVPERLNEMRKAHREKVKSGKAKDSSGFGGKGLDRLDQEREAARLRERRTHKAEGEEEEEKEDKEEENKKAEKALDAIRAAASGVQARDTSKPAADGQKGGDNSATAGADKAKDALDKVSSAVSAINSRLGKAGQLRSGQPIDNKGPDAGAFHATLEINDFPQKARWAVTNRTNVAKILDSTGTSITTKGSFYPLGKEVPANADPKLYILIEGDTELAVGSALQEMTRLLREGTIAAADADSRAPASGRYTVS, from the exons atggctcggCCAAGAGACTCGCGCTCACCAAGTCCTGCAGGCAGTCAATACAGCTCACGTCGCCACCGAAAAGATGACGATCGGCGGGATAGAGACCGTCGAGACGACGGGAGTGACTACCGCCGGCGCTCGAGGTCGCGCAGTCCTGATGTGAGAATACTTGATCTCCAGAGACCTCCTGGCCTGTATTCTGACCTCATTATCAACAAGCAGAATCGATACCGTGACCGTGGTGGCCGCGACCGTGACCGTGCCCGCGATCGCGACTCATACCGCCGCAGAGAACGGTCTGTAGATCGACGCGACGACGACTACTACCGCGGAGGAACTCGAGACCACCGCGATAGAGATAGACGCAGGTCGCGTGACCGGTTCAATGACAGGCCTCGCTCCCCTGCACGCAGACGAAACCGCAGTCGTGACGATGACAGAGATCACAGGAGGCAACCTGATTCCCGTGATGgaggccgcggccgccgtgaAGGCACTGCAGACACTTATACCCGCGGCAGCCGCCCCGACAGTCGAAGTCGAAAGACGCCCCTGGCTGATAGCGCCAAACCCGGACCCGATCAGGCAAAGAACAAAGTGGTCACTCCTCAGTCCGACGCCGATAAGAAGGCTGAGCGACTTGCGAAATTGGAggcatggaagaagaagaaggaaagcGAAAGtcagaagcagaaggaggTGAATCCTAGTCAGACTAGAAGCCTCCTAGCTGAAATGGATATGAAGGCCATGGGACTTTCATCGTCTGCTGCTTCGCCCGGTGTTTCGTCAGTCGCCTCACCGGGGACGATGAATGAATCCGGCAGCGCATCCCCTGCTGTTCCTTATGCTGGCAAGTTCGACCCCAAGACCATTGCCAAGAAATCTGCTGCATCAAGAACGCATGATACTTCCAAGTCTGTATTGGGCTCACTTGATGTCCAGCAAGAGCAGCTGGCTGCGCCTGTCAAACAGAAGACTGTTG CCTCCGCTTTGCCCGCCAACAGAGTAAAGACGAGTGCGTTCGGGTTCGGGAAGTCTCATGCGGACGCGGACAAGCTCCCCACGAAGCGCAAACTTGATCTCGACGAAGAGGATACCACTAAACGAACCCTTACAAAGCTGCCTGCTCTACCTATGGAAACTGATGATACCCCTTATGCTGAtcaggatgaggacgacgactcgGATGGAGACAATTTTGCTGAgaatgaagaagaggctgctgctgcggcacGTGCCGCGCACGAGAGAAGACAGCAGGCAGAGAATCAAGCTGAACCCCAGCCAGGTGAGCCCATGGAGGAAGATACCAAAGAAGACAATGCGCAAGTTGATGCAGAGCCAAACGGCGTACGGGATACCAATGGTGCTGttgtggaagaagaagaaaaggaagccGCCCCGGAGCAGAGTATGGATGtggacgaagaagacgaggacgtggACCCACTTGATGCCTTCATGGCCGACCTGAAGCAGACGGAAACAAAAAGCCCTGTCAAACCTATCATTGCTGCGAAGAAAGCTCAGGAACCGGAAGCCTATTTTAGCGACGACGAGTACAACTTTGATTCAGAGCAGAAAGGAGATCCAGACATCCTTGCTATTGCAAACAAACGCAAAAAGAAGGATATTCCCACGGTGGACTACAGTAAGATTGACTTGGTGCCAGTTCGCAAAAACTTCTGGGTTGAGCCGGCCGAGCTGAGCGCCCTTACTGAGGACGAGCTGGCGGATTTACGCCTAGAgctcgacggcatcaaggtCAATGGCAAAGACGTGCCCAAACCGGTCCAGAAATGGGCCCAATGCGGCCTCACGCGCCAGACCTTGGATGTCATTGACAATTTGGGCTATGAAAAGCCAACAACTATTCAGATGCAGGCCATCCCTACGCTCATGTCTGGTCGCGATGTCGTAGGCGTGGCCAAGACTGGTTCTGGCAAAACCGTGGCATTCCTGCTCCCCATGTTCCGCCACATCATGGACCAGCCGCCCATCAAGGACACTGATGGTCCCGTTGGCTTGATTATGACGCCAACCCGTGAGTTGGCTACACAAATCCACAGGGATTGCAAGCCGTTCCTGAAAAGCATGGGGCTGCGTGCCGTCTGTGCGTATGGAGGTGCGCCAATCCGAGATCAGATTGCCGAATTAAAGCGTGGTGCTGAGATCATTGTGTGCACCCCCGGCCGAATGATTGATTTGCTTGCTGCGAACCAGGGCCGAGTGACGAACCTACGGAGGGTGACTTACGTCGTGTTGGATGAAGCAGATCGAATGTTTGATATGGGGTTCGAGCCTCAGGTCATGAAGATCTTTGCCGGCATGCGTCCTGACAAGCAAACGATTCTCTTTTCCGCGACAATGCCTCGAATTATCGACTCGCTGACCAAGAAGGTCCTAAAGAGCCCTGTTGAAATTACTGTCGGTGGCCGCAGTGTcgtggccaaggagattgagcAAATTGTGGAGGTCCGTGAGGAGAATAGCAAATTTCTCCGCGTTCTGGAGCTCCTGGGCGAGCTATACGATCGCGACGAGGATGCCCGCGCATTGATTTTTGTGGACCGGCAGGAAAAGGCCGACGACTTGCTCAAGGAGCTCATGGTCAAGGGTTATCCTTGCATGTCGATTCATGGTGGCAAGGATCAAGTGGACCGCGACTCAACGATTTCCGATTTCAAAAAGGGCGTTGTGCCTTTGCTTGTTGCTACATCCGTCGCCGCTCGAGGTCTCGATGTGAAGCAGTTGAAACTTGTCATCAACTACGATGCACCGAACCATCTCGAGGACTATGTTCACCGTGCCGGCCGAACAGGTCGTGCCGGCAACACCGGTGTTGCGGTTACTTTTGTCACGCCAGATCAGGAGAATTGCGCGCCGGGTATCGCCAAGGCCCTTGAGCAGAGTGAGCAGCCTGTGCCCGAGCGCCTCAACGAGATGAGGAAGGCACATCGTGAAAAGGTCAAGtctggcaaggccaaggactcATCTGGCTTTGGTGGCAAGGGTCTCGATCGTCTTGACCAGGAACGAGAAGCTGCTCGTCTCAGAGAGCGCAGGACACacaaggccgagggcgaagaagaggaagaaaaggaagacaaggaagaggagaaCAAGAAGGCCGAGAAGGCTCTGGATGCCATCCGAGCAGCTGCATCGGGTGTACAAGCCCGGGACACATCCAAGCCAGCCGCAGATGGTCAAAAAGGTGGCGATAATAGCGCCACCGCCGGCGCGGACAAGGCCAAAGATGCCCTTGACAAGGTCAGCTCTGCAGTCAGCGCCATCAACAGCCGCCTCGGCAAGGCAGGGCAGCTCCGATCGGGTCAGCCCATCGACAATAAAGGTCCCGACGCTGGCGCATTCCATGCGACTCTGGAAATCAACGACTTTCCGCAAAAGGCCAGATGGGCCGTCACGAACAGAACCAATGTGGCCAAGATTCTGGATTCCACTGGAACATCCATCACGACCAAGGGCAGTTTCTACCCTCTCGGCAAGGAGGTTCCTGCCAACGCGGACCCGAAGCTGTATATTCTTATTGAAGGTGATACGGAACTAGCTGTCGGGTCGGCGCTTCAAGAAATGACGAGATTGCTTAGAGAAGGAACCATTGCggcagcagatgcagataGCAGGGCGCCAGCAAGTGGTCGTTACACAGTCAGTTga
- the ATP10 gene encoding Mitochondrial ATPase complex subunit ATP10: MSSPRLGLAVASFASRQSLSSPLATCVYCQWRRGFTASALQARTEPPASGTSMDPKSHIPGTPIEAPRSYGKRVDENFTPKPLPRPIGMPLPPRPGENTGIDTRSLKQRKEDFGDYEKHIARRKELTAKISRPYFRDWGNLQFHKGKSFIAPPRLFKAELSLFFPNLYGETLVKTDKTPRDTTPLLTGKASVVSIYSSQWAEQQAATFVSKESNPALHDVLDKNGDLAQMININYEDNKGKAWLVKLFRGSLRKRFAEKDWDKYFLVQRGITDDIRESIGLLNSKVGYTYLVDHHCRIRWAGSGLSHPEENASLAKGLARLVEEIKRDAARPAAAREPLPGKPHIEKQSA, from the exons ATGTCGTCACCCAGGTTGGGACTGGCGGTCGCCAGCTTCGCCTCCCGACAATCGCTCTCCTCACCCCTAGCGACATGCGTCTATTGCCAATGGCGTCGCGGCTTTACGGCGTCTGCGCTGCAGGCGCGAACAGAACCTCCCGCGTCCGGAACGTCCATGGACCCCAAAAGCCATATTCCAGGAACTCCCATCGAAGCGCCGAGAAGCTACGGCAAGCGAGTGGACGAGAACTTCACTCCAAAGCCTCTCCCTCGACCGATCGGCATGCCGCTGCCTCCACGGCCCGGCGAGAACACGGGCATCGACACTCGGTCCTTGAAACAACGAAAGGAGGACTTTGGAGACTATGAGAAACACATTGCGAGGCGGAAGGAACT AACGGCCAAGATATCGAGGCCGTACTTTCGCGACTGGGGCAATCTCCAATTCCACAAAGGCAAATCCTTTATTGCGCCACCCCGACTGTTCAAGGCCGAACtgtctctcttctttcccAACCTATACGGAGAAACGCTCGTCAAGACCGACAAGACACCCCGCGACACCACCCCCCTGCTGACGGGGAAGGCATCCGTCGTTTCCATCTACAGCAGCCAGTGGGCGGAGCAGCAGGCCGCTACGTTTGTGTCCAAGGAGTCAAACCCGGCTCTGCACGACGTCCTCGACAAGAATGGCGATTTGGCACAAATGATCAACATCAACTACGAAGACAACAAGGGCAAAGCCTGGCTGGTCAAGCTGTTCCGTGGCTCTCTGAGGAAGAGATTTGCAGAGAAGGATTGGGACAAGTACTTCCTTGTCCAGCGAGGCATCACGGATGACATTAGAGAGTCGATTGGCCTGCTGAACAGCAAAGTCGGCTACACCTACCTTGTCGACCACCACTGTCGCATTCGCTGGGCGGGAAGCGGCCTTAGCCATCCCGAGGAGAATGCAAGTCTGGCAAAAGGTCTCGCTCGATTGGTCGAGGAAATCAAGAGGGATGCAGCTCGACCCGCCGCAGCCAGGGAACCACTGCCCGGAAAACCTCATATTGAAAAACAGAGCGCATAG
- the ZAP1 gene encoding Zinc-responsive transcriptional regulator ZAP1 yields MDGSHMALDGLMGSANNSSNDEMANIHLDFDTLLSTEHALNSGFGPYEPCIHDDSCLHFTQPSKVQSKSPGSLAQTPLATSSSTLARNRPRSNRTKHGRAKSQVDIPSNLDHMQDYSWDNIFNENALNVCNLQGTGGLGVCKDDDCVSMSCSSACEGSCPSQCGETGHAVCCDDDACGSPNLCVDEQCEGASQPCTDENCVGDPSINQQQSQPSSAITDGDKAAAAALASFGGNNPHAVHNGLAQQPQHNSTSRDGFINFANLPHSLPCGSLSMDAIFANVNGHMSFSSQQFQTPLEYALANHIMQYHDPSHGLANHGSCVANDPSQLITRCTLPKFNPNDMPNSDPFLPQLQSHECGFQVQGPNEFANHIFQEHGSTFIQGNQFAFPGSSHSHGHLTSPTSHQHQGGHGPYFNYHAAPTSKHFSPSMSPLTNLSMGPSLSATPASLPTPSPLDSEHSLPDVTSTANPLSPSTETKPQVMVQEDQFLCRWLVGQGGSICGQRFENDEQLQKHCKHDHLKQLKKLNGGFRCGWANCTRNTCFTQRSKVERHMQVHTGYKPVQCTICGAALSAKQALDQHMRIHTGETPWVCKYPGCGCAFKQQSALTMHERTHTGDKPLECEICGKRFSESSNLSKHRRTHNVKGMHECQLCGKDFHRLDQLRRHMGTNHKDRPAEVDALLSEAKSKIRANKVSKLKKAKVKGRDGRAKSELLLDLDDEDDSMDMIEESIHAVAIQP; encoded by the exons ATGGACGGCTCGCACATGGCCCTCGATGGCCTCATGGGCTCAGCAAATAACTCGTCCAATGACGAAATGGCGAATATTCACCTCGATTTCGACACGCTCCTGTCCACCGAGCACGCACTGAACTCTGGGTTTGGGCCATATGAACCATGTATCCACGACGACTCCTGCCTACACTTTACACAACCTAGCAAAGTCCAGAGCAAGTCACCAGGAAGCCTTGCACAAACACCACTGGCGACTTCATCTTCGACTCTTGCCCGGAATCGGCCCAGATCCAACCGCACCAAACACGGCAGAGCAAAGAGCCAGGTGGACATCCCGTCTAACCTGGATCACATGCAAGATTATTCGTGGGACAACATCTTCAACGAAAATGCTCTAAACGTGTGCAACCTTCAGGGAACTGGTGGTCTCGGTGTCTGCAAAGATGATGACTGCGTGTCCATGTCTTGCAGCTCAGCCTGCGAAGGCAGTTGTCCTAGCCAATGTGGCGAAACCGGCCACGCTGTTTGTTGCGATGACGATGCCTGTGGAAGCCCAAATCTTTGTGTCGACGAGCAATGTGAAGGAGCAAGTCAGCCTTGTACGGATGAAAATTGCGTCGGAGACCCATCTATAAACCAACAACAATCACAACCTTCATCTGCCATAACCGATGGCGacaaggcggcggcagccgCGCTTGCATCGTTTGGTGGTAATAACCCACATGCCGTTCATAatggcctcgcccagcagccACAACACAACTCAACATCGAGAGACGGGTTCATAAACTTTGCAAATCTGCCACATAGCTTGCCATGTGGCAGTCTTTCCATGGACGCTATATTTGCAAACGTAAACGGCCACATGAGTTTCTCTAGCCAGCAATTTCAAACGCCTTTGGAGTATGCTCTGGCAAACCATATCATGCAGTATCACGACCCGTCGCATGGGCTCGCTAATCATGGATCCTGCGTGGCCAACGACCCCAGTCAGTTAATCACTAGATGTACTTTGCCAAAATTCAACCCCAATGACATGCCCAACTCGGATCCATTTCTGCCTCAACTACAGTCTCACGAATGTGGTTTTCAAGTCCAGGGCCCTAATGAATTCGCCAACCATATCTTCCAAGAGCATGGGTCGACGTTCATACAGGGAAATCAGTTTGCGTTCCCTGGCTCGTCTCACTCTCATGGGCACTTGACCAGCCCAActtctcatcaacaccagGGTGGTCATGGCCCTTATTTCAACTATCACGCGGCTCCTACCTCAAAACATTTCTCTCCGTCAATGTCGCCACTGACAAACTTGTCTATGGGACCTTCATTATCCGCAACTCCAGCGTCGTTGCCGACGCCGTCTCCTCTTGACTCTGAACACTCTCTCCCAGACGTCACGTCTACTGCCAATCCTTTGAGTCCTTCGACTGAAACGAAGCCTCAGGTCATGGTACAGGAAGATCAGTTTCTGTGTCGATGGCTGGTGGGACAGGGTGGCTCCATTTGTGGACAACGCTTCGAGAATGACGAACAGTTACAGAAACACTGCAAGCATGACCACTTGAagcagctgaagaagcttaATGGTGGCTTCAGATGTGGTTGGGCTAACTGCACACGGAACACTTGCTTTACTCAGCGGAGTAAAGTTGAGCGTCACATGCAGGTCCATACCGGGT ACAAACCCGTTCAATGTACCATTTGCGGAGCTGCTCTGTCAGCAAAGCAGGCTCTTGACCAACACATGAGGATTCACACCGGGGAGACACCATGGGTGTGCAAGTATCCCGGCTGTGGCTGCGCCTTTAAGCAACAAAGTGCTCTTA CAATGCATGAGCGGACGCATACTGGTGATAAACCTTTAGAGTGTGAGATTTGTGGCAAGCGGTTTAGCGAGTCGTCGAATCTATCCAAGCACCGGCGAACCCACAATGTTAAGGGTATGCATGAGTGCCAGCTCTGTGGCAAAGATTTCCACAGGCTTGATCAGTTACGTCGTCATATGGGCACAAACCATAAAGACAGGCCCGCTGAGGTCGATGCTCTTTTGAGCGAAGCTAAAAGCAAGATCAGGGCGAACAAAGTTTCAAAGCTGAAGAAGGCTAAAGTCAAGGGTAGGGATGGCAGGGCCAAGTCTGAACTATTACTGGATTtggacgacgaagatgatTCCATGGACATGATCGAAGAGTCCATCCATGCAGTCGCCATTCAACCATGA
- the RPL6B gene encoding 60S ribosomal protein eL6, giving the protein MSAKPTTKKFGKSTREVPAPSAKAQKWYPADDENEAKQVRKAIRSWAPRKSLQPGTVLILLAGRFRGKRVILLKALDQGVLLVTGPFKINGVPLRRVNSRYVIATSQKVDVSGLDAKKVEEIAQPKYFTAEKAKDKASEEAFFKQGEKAQKKQINSSRAADQKAVDKPLIGNIKKVDMLASYLASSFSLRKGDKPHEMAW; this is encoded by the exons TTCCCGCTCCCTCGGCCAAGGCCCAGAAGTGGTATCCTGCCGATGATGAGAACGAGGCCAAGCAG GTCCGCAAGGCAATCCGTTCTTGGGCTCCCCGCAAGTCCCTCCAGCCCGGTACCGTCCTGATTCTCCTCGCCGGTCGTTTCCGTGGCAAGCGCGTCATCCTTCTGAAGGCCCTCGACCAGGGTGTCCTTCTTGTTACTGGCCCCTTCAAGATCAACGGTGTTCCTCTGCGACGAGTCAACTCCCGATACGTCATCGCCACCTCCCAGAAGGTCGATGTCTCTGGCCTTGACGCCAAGAAGGTTGAGGAGATTGCTCAGCCCAAGTACTTTACTGcggagaaggccaaggacaaggctaGTGAGGAGGCTTTCTTCAAGCAGGGAGAGAAGGCTCAG aagaagcagaTCAACAGCAGCCGTGCTGCCGACCAGAAGGCCGTCGACAAGCCCCTGATTGGCAACATCAAGAAGGTCGACATGCTCGCCAGCTACCTCGCCAGCTCCTTCAGCTTGCGAAAGGGTGACAAGCCCCACGAGATGGCCTGGTAA
- the RPL35 gene encoding 60S ribosomal uL29 domain-containing protein — MAEPNTLISPPTPQLLDNSSGKVKTVQLWDKSKDDLMKQLGELKTELGQLRIQKVASSGSKLNKIHDLRKSIARVLTVINAKQRSQLRLFYKNKKYAPLDLRVKQTRAIRRRLSPEDKARALEKTKKRNTHFPQRKFAIKA, encoded by the exons ATGGCGGAACCGAATACCCTCATCTCACCACCAACCCCGCAATTGCTCGACAAT TCGTCGGGCAAGGTTAAGACCGTCCAGCTCTGGGACAAAAGCAAGGATGATTTGATGAAGCAGCTCGGCGAGCTAAAGACTGAGCTCGGCCAGCTGCGCATCCAGAAGGTCGCTTCTTCTGGCAGCAAGCTGAACAAGAT CCACGATCTGCGCAAGTCAATCGCTCGCGTCCTGaccgtcatcaacgccaAGCAGCGCTCCCAGCTCCGCCTCTTctacaagaacaagaagtaCGCCCCTCTGGACCTCCGAGTCAAGCAGACCCGTGCCATCCGCCGCCGACTATCacccgaggacaaggcccgCGCCTTGgagaagaccaagaagcgcaaCACTCACTTCCCTCAGCGCAAGTTTGCTATCAAG GCCTAA
- the Dbt gene encoding Lipoamide acyltransferase component of branched-chain alpha-keto acid dehydrogenase complex: MFLQRGSRVLRRQLQTSKAMGKLATGRGTLAGGPTMPRWFTESRRLYAVKPVLLADIGEGIVECEVIQWFVEPGARVEEFSPLCEVQSDKASVEITSRFTGTVKKLYYDAGEMAKVGKPFVDIDIEGDAEPEAPAPSQAQQPLASAPSTPSTPSPSEPPSGQGGAGAASPMAPSQRSGDDAPAAPKPKGKMAALATPAVRHLSKELNIDIIEIDGTGKDGRVLKEDIYRFVKAREEGDSGTQSPSAPVPAHTPGVQTETRTPLSQTQQMMFKSMTRSLNIPHFLYADEIDFTSLVALRARLNKVLASSTVQDGQPDKLSYLPFIIKAVSMALYQFPILNARVEVDSPGANGKPALIMRSQHNIGVAMDTPQGLLVPVIKDVGSRNIISIAAELVRLQKLAHQGKLTPADMSGGTITVSNIGNIGGTYLSPVIVEKELSILGIGRMRTVPAFDGNDNVVKKHVCNFSWSADHRVVDGATMARAAEVVRTVVEEPDIMVMHLR, from the exons ATGTTTCTACAGCGCGGCTCGCGAGTGCTGCGGAGGCAGCTGCAGacctccaaggccatgggCAAGTTGGCCACGGGAAGAGGCACTTTGGCGGGGGGCCCTACGATGCCGCGGTGGTTCACGGAATCAAGGAGGCTATATGCTGTGAAGCCGGTGTTGCTGGCTGACATTGGCGAGG GCATCGTCGAGTGCGAAGTCATCCAATGGTTCGTCGAGCCCGGCGCTCGCGTTGAGGAGTTCTCGCCTCTGTGCGAGGTGCAAAGCGACAAGGCGTCGGTGGAAATCACAAGCCGTTTCACCGGCACCGTCAAGAAGCTGTACTACGACGCTGGCGAGATGGCCAAGGTCGGCAAGCCCtttgtcgacattgacattgagGGAGATGCAGAGCCCGAGGCCCCGGCGCCGAGCCAGGCGCAGCAACCACTGGCTTCAgctccatcaacaccatcaacgccctcgccatcagaGCCTCCCTCAGGACAaggcggcgctggtgctgcttcTCCCATGGCACCGTCACAACGATCCGGCGATGATGCCCCTGCCGCACCAAAGCCCAAGGGGAAGATGGCCGCGCTGGCGACACCCGCGGTGCGACACCTCTCCAAGGAGCTCAACATTGACATTATCGAAATCGATGGCACCGGCAAGGATGGCAGGGTCCTCAAGGAGGACATCTACAGGTTTGTCAAGGCCAGAGAGGAAGGTGACAGCGGCACGCAAAGCCCTTCTGCTCCCGTCCCAGCCCACACTCCCGGAGTTCAGACAGAAACCAGAACACCGCTCAGCCAAACACAACAAATGATGTTCAAGAGCATGACGCGGTCCCTCAACATCCCACACTTCCTCTACGCTGACGAGATCGACTTCAccagcctcgtcgccctccGCGCCCGCCTCAACAAGGTGCTCGCCTCGTCAACGGTGCAGGACGGCCAGCCCGACAAACTCTCCTACCTtcccttcatcatcaaggcCGTCTCCATGGCCCTCTACCAGTTCCCCATCCTCAACGCCCGCGTGGAAGTCGACTCGCccggcgccaacggcaaGCCGGCGCTCATCATGCGCTCCCAGCACAACATcggcgtggccatggacacGCCGCAGGGCCTCCTCGTCCCCGTCATCAAGGACGTCGGCTCGCGCAACATCATCtccattgccgccgagcTCGTGCGGCTCCAGAAGCTCGCTCACCAGGGCAAGCTGACGCCGGCCGACATGTCCGGAGGCACCATCACCGTGTCCAACATTGGCAACATCGGCGGCACGTACCTGAGCCCCGTGATTGTGGAGAAGGAGCTGTCTATCCTGGGCATTGGCCGCATGAGGACCGTGCCCGCGTTTGACGGGAATGACAACGTCGTGAAGAAGCACGTTTGCAACTTCAGCTGGAGTGCCGACCACAGGGTCGTGGACGGGGCCACTATGGCGAGAGCTGCCGAGGTTGTGAGGACGGTGGTAGAAGAGCCGGATATCATGGTTATGCACCTGAGGTAG